The genomic window AACAAACCTGAAACAATCGGATTGTTTCAAAGATACATGCTGAAATAAACTTAGCAGACACAGCATCTTCACTGGTGAAATAGGGACCAACAACGTCAAATCCTGATGTGAGGTCCCTCCACAGAAATTGCAGTATGTAGTTGGTCATCTTTGTGTGTCTGTCCTCTTCAAGCAATTGGTAGACATCTAGCAGTGATGCCTGATCCCTTTCTGACATTGCCAACCCAATTATCTGATGGTTCCTAGAGTTCCACATCAGAGAGGAAACAACTTTTACCTCATCAAATATAAGGACACCGTTTGACTTTGGTCTGCACTTTCCACTGCTGGCACAAGATTCTTtgaaagcttcataactttcaATCTGCTTTAAAATTGACTCATTTGAAGCACCAGCTTCGTGTAGAAAGGCACCAGTATAAGACTGAATAGTAGAACGTGAAGGCAGTTGTAACACATTAAAACTCTTGAGAGCCTCATATGCCGCTGGACTGCGAACAAAAATGGCCAGTGCTACAAAATACATAGTTGTGGTATTCTCAATCATACAACTTAGCTAATAAATGAACTAACCTATTCTAATAGTAACCGGATTCCAACGGTTACCCCTCTTGCGGTTCACTGTggtacaaacaattattataattaaaatacagcactgtAGCATTGCCCTTACTGTTCCGCAGTTGATCCTTCAGAAAGGTAGTCTGAGCACACCTGTCTGATTGCCATATGTTACGCATACTGTTTCCAATGTGCTTTGATTTAGCTTCCCCTTCCTGAAATACCTTGCCCAATTCATCATTATGTTGCTCTTCGATCTTTTCAATAACAGCATTCAACTCATCATTCTGATCATCGTCTAAAGTAACATCTAGATGTTCATACTTGGCAAGCTTGGCTTTATCTGCTGATCTTTCTCTCTGGGTTGCCTTCTTTCGCTTCTGTGCACTGGCTGGGGATAAATGCTTTAATTTGTAATTTGAAGATGGCTGCTGCCTCTGGAGTTTTGTAGAAGGATCAACTTTACTACTCCTGTTTTGCTGGTGGTTAAGCAAAGCACGCAGACGCTTGCATTGCTTACAGAGTACAACATATTGGCTCTTCTCTTCCATAGTAGCATTGTGAGCTAGTTGATGCAGCAATATACAGTGAATTGAGTCAACCCTCTGAAAAGGTCTCTGCCATAGCCGAACAGTGCTGATGTGAAACCTTATTACTTTGACATAAAAGTCAAAGTAATGTTGGTATTCCAATCCTGGACAGAATTTATAGCTGGCATTTTGGGAAACCATGTTGATTACCGGGCGGGCATTATCCAAGGATTCTATTGTTCCAGCTTGCACTGAACTGAACAGAGCTTGAACGTCATATGTAACATTGTTAGAATCAGAATCAAAAAACAGAGCTCGCACTGGGGACATACACCCCACACCTGCTACCTGCTGGGTGTCTTGTTGAGAAATTTCAAGATATTCCCTTTTCTCTGACCGTCTCATGGCAAACACAAGATCAGGATAACTTTCTTCTAGGCCAGCGATATTCTTTGTAGTAAACAAACCTGACGGTGATAAATCAGATGATTGACTGCATGGAGGTGGTGGGTCTGGTAGTGAAGATGGTTGCTTCGGCAATGGAACTGTTTGTGCAAGCAATTTATATGGTTGATTTGGTAATGGAGCTGGTGGGTCTGGCAACAGAGCTGGTTGATGTGATGACAGAAGTTCTTGATTTGATACTGGCATTGGCACAATGTCACTATACGAATTATCAGTTCGCTGTACCGGAGGATGGTGTGTATTCTGCAGCTGCAGTCTTGGCTGAAATGAAATGAGCTGAGAAAATCTGGGGAGAAATGACACAGAGGCTCCCCTACCCATGGGGCAATGCAATTGTTGAAGTCCATAAGTATGCAGCTGTGCAGGATTACAAGCATTTAACAGCGGAATAAACCTGGGAACTTCTGGTATTGCATTATGTCCTGCTCTACCAATGCCATGGTGGGCATCAGTTAAGGAAATTAGATTGTTCCCAGGTAAGTCGGCTCGTTGTATGATTCCTGGATTCATTTCGAGCCTAACTCTTTGTTGTTCATCACAACTTCGCCGTTGTGGCGTTCCCATCACCTACTCTCGAAGAACACGACGAAACGTTCAGCACTTAATACTCGATTACACGCGCTGTTACCTCGATTATTAGCTGCTATCTCGATTA from Dysidea avara chromosome 2, odDysAvar1.4, whole genome shotgun sequence includes these protein-coding regions:
- the LOC136247321 gene encoding uncharacterized protein → MGRGASVSFLPRFSQLISFQPRLQLQNTHHPPVQRTDNSYSDIVPMPVSNQELLSSHQPALLPDPPAPLPNQPYKLLAQTVPLPKQPSSLPDPPPPCSQSSDLSPSGLFTTKNIAGLEESYPDLVFAMRRSEKREYLEISQQDTQQVAGVGCMSPVRALFFDSDSNNVTYDVQALFSSVQAGTIESLDNARPVINMVSQNASYKFCPGLEYQHYFDFYVKVIRFHISTVRLWQRPFQRVDSIHCILLHQLAHNATMEEKSQYVVLCKQCKRLRALLNHQQNRSSKVDPSTKLQRQQPSSNYKLKHLSPASAQKRKKATQRERSADKAKLAKYEHLDVTLDDDQNDELNAVIEKIEEQHNDELGKVFQEGEAKSKHIGNSMRNIWQSDRCAQTTFLKDQLRNMNRKRGNRWNPVTIRIALAIFVRSPAAYEALKSFNVLQLPSRSTIQSYTGAFLHEAGASNESILKQIESYEAFKESCASSGKCRPKSNGVLIFDEVKVVSSLMWNSRNHQIIGLAMSERDQASLLDVYQLLEEDRHTKMTNYILQFLWRDLTSGFDVVGPYFTSEDAVSAKFISACIFETIRLFQVNGLRTSLLICDGAAPNLTFLKATHGVSGVYGVCKGTDRFKVKPWFSNPCDPLHNIYWLICPSHQLKNMINALYASQDGGTRSFEDGNGTGFGWKAIVDMFARECQRRDIGHARMVPKLREIHVIRDSWTKLNVFPAKIMQQEQVLSELNSYVTQSPIPDDADNVRLTLRYLEACRDLFEDGFLSHDKITSMGSEPMLSIHKGFSHFEKWYNELSEESIGTQDPRFLSWQTWDLLRVCVYGFTGFATWFLDEYPEHFISPVRLSGSAVETLFSQFKSTARGKLSAMNYPTVRAAHLVKHTVTPHHSSKGYRDTPLQLCEVPLEKKKYERTIKPNQ